The Anolis carolinensis isolate JA03-04 chromosome 2, rAnoCar3.1.pri, whole genome shotgun sequence genome has a window encoding:
- the ecsit gene encoding evolutionarily conserved signaling intermediate in Toll pathway, mitochondrial — translation MKCMRTLLLARELSVGRCTVLMKDLSKSDLLPLQKGVCLQNSRLVSVRSIHISTCLGTTTAPKDNPDNSKESTNRSLVTVEELFERTSVDAKNRASFQQAVNIFSQRDIRRRGHVEFIYAALKKMPEFGVEKDIDVYNKILDVFPKEVFVPHNFIQRMFNHYPRQQECAIEVLEQMENYGVMPNKETKLLLLQIFGNKSHPMRKYQRLMYWFPKFKHINPYPVPDLLPRDPVDLARLSLQRIAADLDARVTVYQLSHVEITDSGKSIDHPHIVGIQSPDQQSLLAHHNVDRPVFVEGPFRLWLKKTCVYYYVLRAELLPPEERKEEIIDPERNFYYPMHLDIDLERDMWDDLEFDIDEVEEGPVFAMCMAGAGDQATLAKWIVGLQETNPILRQIPVVFRLTPGPRELQSSIDSDDNREEEMSQAQRLK, via the exons ATGAAGTGCATGAGGACATTACTATTGGCTCGGGAGCTGTCTGTGGGAAGATGCACTGTCCTTATGAAGGACCTTTCCAAGAGCGATCTCCTGCCACTACAGAAAGGTGTCTGTCTCCAG AATTCCAGGCTAGTTTCTGTGAGAAGCATTCACATAAGCACATGTCTTGGCACTACCACCGCTCCTAAGGACAACCCAGATAATAGCAAAGAATCAACGAATCGCTCCTTGGTGACAGTGGAAGAATTATTTGAGCGAACCTCTGTGGATGCAAAGAATAGAGCTTCGTTCCAGCAAGCTGTGAACATCTTCTCTCAGAGGGACATCCGTCGCAGAGGTCATGTGGAATTCATTTATGCAGCCTTGAAGAAGATGCCAGAGTTTGGTGTGGAGAAAGACATTGATGTTTACAACAAAATCTTGGATGTCTTCCCCAAGGAGGTTTTTGTGCCTCACAATTTCATCCAGAGGATGTTCAACCACTATCCACGGCAACAGGAATGTGCTATTGAGGTGCTTGAGCAGATGGAGAACTATG GTGTCATGCCGAACAAGGAGACCAAATTGCTGCTGTTACAAATCTTTGGGAACAAGAGCCACCCAATGAGGAAATACCAAAGACTCATGTACTGGTTTCCTAAATTCAAGCACATCAACCCCTATCCAGTCCCGGATCTTCTGCCTCGGGATCCTGTTGATCTTGCAAGGCTGAGCCTGCAGAGGATTGCAGCTGACTTGGATGCCAGGGTTACAGTGTATCAA CTGTCTCATGTGGAGATTACAGACTCAGGAAAATCTATTGACCATCCACACATCGTAG GAATTCAGAGCCCTGATCAGCAGTCACTCTTGGCTCATCACAATGTAGACAGGCCTGTTTTTGTGGAGGGTCCATTCCGTTTGTGGCTCAAGAAGACATGTGTTTATTACTATGTGCTGAGGGCAGAGCTGTTGCCTCCTGAAGAAAGG AAGGAAGAAATTATTGACCCAGAGAGGAATTTTTACTACCCCATGCATCTGGATATTGATCTGGAAAGGGACATGTGGGATGACTTGGAATTTGATATTGATGAAG TTGAGGAGGGCCCTGTATTTGCCATGTGTATGGCAGGGGCAGGAGACCAGGCTACCTTGGCGAAGTGGATTGTCGGCCTTCAGGAGACTAACCCAATTTTGCGCCAGATTCCGGTTGTGTTCCGCCTCACACCAGGGCCTCGGGAGCTGCAATCAAGCATTGACTCAGATGATAACAGAGAAGAGGAGATGTCACAAGCTCAACGCCTCAAATAG